In the genome of Silurus meridionalis isolate SWU-2019-XX chromosome 17, ASM1480568v1, whole genome shotgun sequence, the window gtagtttgaaagaggcagatggagATGACAGAGATGCATGATCTGTTGTGGCGGCCCCttacgggagcagccgaaagaagaggaagacagTCTAgcccaggggtcaccaacatgttGCACGCAGGCACCAGGTTGCCCGCAAGGAACACGAGTCGCCacgtgggccttttctaaaaataggtCACTATAGCGCCACTTggcagtgagctgcatctaatttcttttattaaaatatagatgactagatatagatgaatatcattaactattaataataacatataattaaaggtaaattgagacaatttatttcagaagtgtgtatcaaactggtagcccttcacattaatcggtacccaagaagtagttTTCCGTTTCAAAAAtattggtgacccctggtctagccCATCCACTAAtgacaaagagagaaagtatCCATGCAAACTAGAGGtgctaattttaattttattccgGTGACTAAAATCTTTTGAATTTTGTTAACCAAAATGATTACTGATGCATTTGGTGACTCTTTCCTATTTCCAAAACTTACATCAGTGCAAACAATCTAATCTTAATCACAAATAATAAGGtcacaaataatacagtggaacccggttatgtcgatgtcctagggcaggggtattcaattaaaattcaaagagGTCGAGTTACTAAAATTTTCTCCCAGCAAAGGTCCGAATCTTATGTTGTCACTTAAAATAGTGTACCCTcatgttaataaaatcaataacgcacatacatttctatataatttattgttaaatttcaAGTGTTTTCAAAGTACTATGCTTTTAACATACCGAAAAGTCTGAACTTGTATGGCACTTGAATGGAAAACAATACTGTAGTTGTCTTTACTACATGTCAAGTAACAGACACTGaaattattctgaataaaataaataaaaagtgcaaaCACAGCTTTGAGCAGCCTGAACTTAGGGCCTATTTCAAGTAatgtaaaacattcaaaatcttttgaataaaataaaagtgcttttaatcttcaagaaaaaaaataaacaaaagacatTTGAGCTGCCacctttttaaaacatgaactacattttaaataaaataacacaggaAACTTAGGCGAATGCCTTTTTGTTTACCGTCAAGTAAAGTTTCTGCAGCCGCATTTAAGCACTCCTTTACAACTGTCACATCGCTGAATGCTTTCTTGTGTTGCGCCAAAATCCACGCGATCTTTAACGAACACTCATTTGCACGTTGCTGCCCTGTAAATGCATGCGTGATGACACGAGTAGACCTGTCATACTGTGCTTTCAATTCGATAATTTTACTTGCCCTCACTGCGGACTTCTGCGGGTACATTTCCTCAAACGACCCGTGTTTGGTCTCATAGTGACGCTTAACGCCACATTTTCACAGCATATGAGACACAAAGGTTTATAACTGGCTGCAGGCagaataaacatgtatttgtccgtccattcatttttaaaagttcGGTTTTCAGCatctactttttttaatttttgagcaagccattttcttttatctcctctctatttctctctcacactcgctGTTGCTGAAAGGTAAACAATCGATTTGATTGGCTTGGCTATTGATGACGCTCCTGTCGTAATTACTAGATTAGCTGCGCATGAACAAAtgattgatatttttattaatatcaaaGATTTTAACGGGTCCGGGCAGACTCGTCACTCGGTCCGGACCCGGACCGCGGTCCGCCATTTGATGATGCccgtcctagggggtcgccaaaaagcatcgaggtaaccgatgatagagataaacgaaaatcaaaatggtggcaatatattaacgtgcttgaaatttctttatgtacatgatgtgtggtaataaatgagaatgtgcatgcacgtgtttttgaaggggttctTTACACAACAttgttgccgcgatttgtttgatgaaggcatgctataaaaatacgtacagtacatgtttatctgtcaggaatccacctgccacacccccttcggcccccttcagcgtgtcaggtgttttctcggccgctttctctgaagctctcgaGAAAGCTttcttccacactctcaccgtccgttattgttggtatatgttggttcacgccggtcgttgttatcgcatTACGCGTATCCCgcacgtgtcttcccaccggcactctctcaacggctgctcttttcttcccaaagcgcattgCGGACCCCCCCCCCCATccatcctgccggtgttcattctatgattttgctggtcatcccacgttctcccgtgtgctgttcagcgccacgcttctactttcgcctcccgttcatcgcataacatttaacaacaaaaggcatatgtgcacttactaacagcagagattcaccagtatacaatacaacacctgtagcagctgtaagccttgatttttccgccacttccgcgagttcttctgcggctgcaccgagataaccgacgttaaatggcacattttttccccccttgtgctcgagatatccgataaaaaatgcttagacaaagtgagaatttggcggttccacttcaaaaacgtcgacttaatagggttgtcgaggtaaccgagggcgagataaccgggttccactgtattatgaaatgtaatttaagggagcaataaataaataatacatacatgCACCAGTCTTGCttgttttcaaaaagctttAAGCAAAATGTTGGTTGTGGATTTTAATAGTCAAATAGAATTTTGCACAGATCTACAATTCACTTTGCAAATTGCATAAAAAGTAGTCGAAATAGTCAGTGTAGAAACTATGGAATAATAATACCAGCTACAATAATACACAGCAGACAACAAAGTTGCATCTCATTTCCTAAATTGTTTAAACGTTGACACATTCTTTGTCCTGTTCATAAGTAACAGTTTGTTGCTAATGTACTTATCCTTACAGCAATcaagcacattaaaaaaagaatggtaATGGTTAAAATAAcagtagctttaaaaaaaaaaaataaaagtaactttaagtaaacataataaaaacctagtttttttttttatccaaataattaaaaagacagaTATTATATCCACTGCATACTTTTCTTATTTCTGTACAACCCCACAACCAGAAGCTACGATTCCTTGTATTATGTCAatgaaaattcttttttttttttattcactgcgTTCTTTTGGCTCTTTGTATTTCATGTGGATGTAGTCAAATATGTCCTTCTCACTATCCACCATTAGGGGCTCTCCAGGCACACctgaaacacaacacagaggcaaaaatatatttgcacattttgtttaaatatacagtgtCATTAAAAGTATTCAGACATGTGAACAATTATTCAACTATTTCTgtctcctgtatatatatataatccaattctattgaatataaattttaatcgcgagattatattatatatatatatatatatatatatatatatatatatatatatatatatatatatatatatatatacacacacagtacagaccaaaagtttggacacacctgttTAGAaaaatgactatgaaaattgtagagtcacactgaaggcatcaaaactatgaattaacacatgtggaattatatacatgtgtgaaacaactgaaaatatgtcatattgtaggttcttcaaagtagccaccttttgcttagattactgctttgcacactcttgatgcctactttgaagaacctacaatatgacattttcagttaacttttttgttaagttatataattccacgtgttaattcatagttttgatgccttcagtgtgactctacaattttcatagtcatgaaaataaagaaaactctttgaatgagcaggtgtgtccaaacttttggtctgtactgtgtatataatacagtggaacccggttatgtcgatgtcctagggggtcgccaaaaaggatcgaggtaaccgatgatcgagataaacgaaaatcaaaatggcggcaatatattaacgtgcttgaaatttctttatgtacatgatgtgcgttaataaatgagaatgtgcatgcatgtgtttttgaagggtttttttacacaacagcgttgccgcaatttgtttgatgaaggcatgctataaaaatacatacagtacatgtttatctgtcaggaatccacctgcaaGGCctcttcggcccccttcagcgtggcaggtgctttctcggccgctttctctgaagctccgggCTTCAATCgggcacatatggtgctcgtttagcatcatcaccagctcctatttaaacttccacactctcactgtccgttattgttggtatatgttggttcacggcggtcgttgttatcgcgcatgcgtatcccggtacatgccttcccaccggcactctctcaacggctgcgcttttcttcccaaagcgcatcgcggattctgCCAGTGttcttctactttcgcctcccgttcatcgcataacatttaacaacaaaatgcatatgtgcactaactaacagcagagattcaccagtatacaatacaacacctggagcagctgtaagccttgatttttccgccactttcacgagttcttctgcggctgcaccgagataaccgacgttaaatggcaaatttttcccccccttgtgctcgagatattagggttcggcgacataaaaaagtcgacataaccgataaaaaatgctaagaaaaagcgaaaatttggcggttccacttcaaaaacgtcgacttaatagggtggtcgaggtaaccgagggcgagataaccgggttccactgtatatataaacttttggtgtgtactgtatataaaatatatatacagtacacaccaaaagtttggacacacaaggtgtgtactgtgtaatgtatatatatagaataataatagaattggattaaatataaattttaatcgtgagacatatacatatatatatatatatatatatatatacacacacacacatacaattttttttttagattatgtctctcacagtggacatgccgCCCTTcttgacaatttcagacccctccatgatttctgagtgggagaacttgcaaaatagcagggtgttcaaatacttattttcctcatggtactatatatgtattatatactatttataATCACTATTAATACTTTCCAAATTTTTTATAATCTAATCTAcataggcatggacaaatatgaatgctttatgcaaatgcatgtttattattaaatgttaatgaaattattaaatgttttgaaagtaattgtttttataattacataattcttcaggacaccaaactgaacttttgctatgtttccacaggatggttttaattgccttATGTGTGCAGCATGGCACTTTTTTGGTTTGGGGAATAGAGATTTAAGTCTCTGATTTATTACCACAGTAGTTTGCAGTATCGAAATTCTTGAGAATGCTACCCACCAATAAAGaagaatcatggcggattttggttctttatttaaaacttggcacatcagtaaaacaaatctttagagattaaaaacaatatttagttggagattatatattttttttatatccgagTGAGGAAAGGATGAAGGTTGAAATctcttatttattaaaattttaaataaaaagtcaaacagaaatgcgtgctgcgtTAATCACATGTTAATAAAGttagtgccattaaaatgaatttgcggtAACGTGTgtaccctaagtgaacatgtgaaactgttatgaaatattaatattttatgtgagcaccattgttccccttcaggaactcgagctgtgtcgaaacgctatgggaacgctcctgcgttgtccacgctctgaaccacgtatGAAATCTAGCCAATCGGCAacccgtgacgtcatagacaggtgacgtcgcgtaaaccaggaagctacaagatggctgtgcggtggtagcgaaaTTAGCTtctgttatctgtgcagtcatgagcttaaaTGAAGGCAGAATTCCGTCAGTGTTGGGGTTACAACACTTTCTCCTAGTCCTGAGAGATTGCCATGTGTTGGGCCGCACGGACAATACggcggtggtctcgtacatcaaccaccaAAGGGGCCTCCGGTCTCACCCCTTGCAAACGACTGGCGCGggaggtcctcttgtggtcctTGGATGTCTGAGGTAGACGGATGTCTGAGGATGTCTGGGTAGACACCCATTGGTGACATTTCCTTCACGGCGGATGGAGACTCAGAGTgtctgtctgggacttggcagttgcctcgtcccGCCTGGAgtgctcccacacgatgtgtTGTGTTACAGGCATTATGCCCTCCTCTGTCtatagcccccgaccaggggttacaAGGCCCGGCTGTGACCAGTGTGAGCACTGGatgcttatctccacaggacgagtccttggaggcgGTCGGTGCAGCTGTTCGTCTGCTGTGGCCTTAATAGGGTGGGTCTTCTGGCCGATGGGCAGACGTTAAGCAGGTGGGTAGCGGATGCCATCCTTTCAgctgcgagtcctggtcccTGCTCCGATCGGGGTCAGGGCTTGCTCcaccggagtgtggcggcctctacggccgGGTCCGCTGGAGTGTCACTCCGGGACATCTGTGATGCTgcaggttggtccaccccgctgacctttgtcaggttctatggccttgacctcagagccaccccgggctcctctgtcctacgtgctggtgccgaggccctcactctctctgcagggtctggtcagtgtggcgtgattggacactcgttcccatagcgtttcgacgcagctagAGTTcatgaaggggaacgtctctaggttacggacgtaaccctagttccctgagggaacgagacgctgcgtctccatgccacactccctgcaccccgggcggcgcttaccttctctctttgcagaagctaatgtcgctaccaccgcacagccatcttgtagcttcctggtttatgcgacgtcgcctgtctatgatgTCACGGCTTGCCGTTtagctagatttcacacgtggttcagagcgtgggaaacgcaggggcgttcctatagcgtttcgatgcagcgtcttgttccctcgtggaactagggttacgtccataacctagagacgttatctagcactgcttcaatcctcctgggcatggaactTTGGACACAGTTCATGTACACTtagtgttttctctcttttgttgccaactattttgacaataatgtctgtattttgagttatttttagaggacggaaaaaatgttatgctatgtaagctgcacattgactactctaaaatatacccaagtttcatttctgtactattgtcccttgagaagatatacttaaatgtttgctgaaatgtgaggggtgtactcatttttatgagaaacacacacacacacacacacacacacacacacacacacacacacacacacacacacacacacacacacacacacacaggcctgcATTAATGTTTAGTCAAGCCACCACTTGTTGCATTAAGTCTTAGGGACAAAGTGACTTTCACCTATTCTTCTCCGCAGACTTGCTGCAGGTTGTATAGGTTGGTTGGGTGATGCTTGAggacattttttaatgtattttttcaaaTACTGCCACAGATTCTAAATTGGATTGAGGAATTGAGAATTGAGGCCACTGTGGGACATTTCcctatattttttgtttcatccaATTTTCCCTTTAATTTCCTTACTAATATATGTAAAactaaaagatttaaaaactttatatattaaactttaagtgcaaagaaaaaaaaaggttaatatcGGCCATTGGAATAGGCAGCAATTGAAACAGTCTGAAGTATTAATATTTTCTTACCCGTGACTCCTAGTGGACGAATAGTGTACTCATTAAGGGTGAAGCCTTTCTCAAGAGCATGGGTTCTCATATTCTTATTAAATATATCACTTCCAGTAAAGTACAACACACCACAGAAATACTGATCTTTAGGAATGAGTCTgtagataaagataaagagaatATTCAGTGTATTCAAACTTAAACCAAAAAAGTGAGTCCACTTTTAACATTATTAAATTAAGTATTCAATTTCTTTCAATTTCCTACTGAAATTATTCAAAcagcaaatacttattttaacagttactgaatataaaatgttaatattataatagaaaaataattatgtgCCATTTACAAAGCACCagatgaaaatgtttttgaagcTTTTTATTCCTAAGCCCTCCACCATATTAGGTTTGAGTTGACTTTGATCACtcaaatactgtatgtaataactccgacatgtaaatgtaaatatggtgGATTATACCAAACCCAATTCGAAAAATGTTGGGAcaatgtaaaatttaaataaaaacagtgaaacAATGATATTAAAATCTAATAACCCCcgtaatttatttacaatagaacataagaATTGACCCTTCTTAAAAAGCTTGACTGACAGGCATTCTTATCATGCCGGCATGGCTTGTCAGGTATACGAAGGGTTATGAACTGTGCAAACCATGCAAGGCTTTGGAAATTCAAATGCAAAAGTAATTTAAATTCCTTTTGAGTTTTGGCAGGCTTCACATGCGAcacagagaaagtgaaaaagctAATACTGTCattaatattgatatttaaatatgacatgGTCATAACTCAAAAGACATGGAAAATACAGTTGCAAATGGACTTTGCCTTTCCATTTGAAATTTGGCAGACACTGTTCCTTTGTCAAAGCAAAAATGCAAACGGTAATGCAAGATTTGCAATTGCTTTTGGATTGTCACAATGTATGTGTCCACATATGGGAAGCACAACTGCAAATACAATTTGCAATTCCTTTTGAATTTTGTCCGGAATATCCTTCTATAATATGTATTAattagatttgcaaatcattgaattgattttattaacattttgcaCATCGTCCCAACTTCTTTTGGAATTTGGGTTGTAATTTACACCACAGGATTCTTATTTCTGCCACTAAAAATATGGCTTAAATATTCAAtgcttaattaataattattaattatgctGTAGTAAATATGAAAGGTTCTTAGTAGAGGACACCAACCTGATATCAATACGGCGGTGATCATAATCCTTCATGTCCTCAGCTTTTCTTTGTAGCTGGCATACACCCTAAGGAAAGACAAGCACAgaatttttttagaaagaaaaggaaagaaaattaaaaaaaaatttttaaacaattgacTACTCGCACCATGAATTTTGTATCTCCTTTGGACAAAGTATCAGTGATGAAACCAATAGACTCAAGGTGCACCACAACTGCATGGAGTAACTTGGGCTAGAAGAGAAGGGAATAAAAAGGTGAAAAATATGTGCACAAGACATTTCTCACCGCCTTGGTATTTTTCCACATACCATGTTACAACCTACCTAATCATACACTCATGTGGCAGCAAGACAGTTCATAAAATAATGCCGATACAGGTCAGTAGCTTATAGttcacataaaacataaaaatggaaaaaagtgtgCTCTCTGTGACTTTAACCATTGTATAATTGGTGCCAAATTGGCTGGAttaagtatttcagaaactgatgATCTTTTTTCTAACACAACAGACCCTAGACTTTACACAGAATAGTGCAAACAATACAGTTAGAATTAAGTTAGAATTTATAGCCTGTCAGTTTAGACCATTCTGGCCATTCTTTTCTTAGGTTCTCATCAACAAGGTATTTTAGTATTTACTCACCATTCTGAATAAACTCCAAAAACTTGTGTGAAAATCaaaggattttattttaacattttgttttacagCCTTAGTCCAAAATGgataaaatttattattttcctcaaaattctacaaacaatacaccaTAGTGACAATGCGAAAGAAGTATGTTTGacatctttgcaaatttataaaaaaaataaaataaaaaaattactcaagcacctttggcaccaattatagccttaagtctttttgagtatgatgcatAGCTATTTTTGGGCAgcttgcagaacctctcaatctccatcaggttggatggggtgTACAGCCATTTTCAAATctctccaaagatgttcaatcgTGTTCAAGTCTAGACTCTGGTTGGGCCACTCAAAGACATTCACAGGGTTATCCCATAGCCACTTCTTTATCTTTTTCCTGTTGGAAGATAACCcttcacctccctgactaaggcccttcttcCTCCAATCACTCAGTTTGGCCGGGTGGCCCACTGTCAGAagagtaccgtattttccggactataagccgctacttttttcccaggctttgaaccccgcggcttaaacaataaagctgctaatttatggattttccctgggtttttcccggtttcacaagcttcaagccaaaaaactgagacccataacattagaccaatgaaattgcagaacgggttaaggtaaaccaatgaaactctctatattaaatcagatgtgctcccactgaatcggcccgcaccacatcataaatatggatgatgttcctctgacgtttgacctgccgctcactcggactgtctacaggaaatgcgaatcattcgtcatgctgaaaacaactgggcatgaaaaaaacgcacttcacctgtgttctgagctgcacggcatgggagaaaagattcacagatggtgatttttaaacgcacgatgatgccaaaagaaaaactctcgagagaaatagttgtgaaaggaaggatgaagacagtgaacaattactttcttggtaggctactgtttagatacaagccgttgtaacacgttgtATCAGGGtcaagggatagctcgctaactccagttgcaacagaaatcacagacaggtttccaaaactcgtgctttttttaattttcttggcaacagcgttacgggttagtcaaagaaacttagaaatgagcatcagaaaataataaaggacatattcctcggccttgcacacatgcagttataccggaaaaatgtggcggcaggctattcacaaaatgccgctctgctcttaaaggagccacaacatattttacccgttacactgtgtaacagacactgtctttcgttaaagcctgtgtaaagttcattagtttcagtgtagacacctgcagcttatagacaggtgcggcttttttatgttcaaaataaaaatctttgtaaaattcagtgggtgcggcttatatttgggtgcgcttaatagtccggaaattacggtactggTAGagccaaacttcttccatttacagatgattaAGGCTGCTGTGCTCATCGGGACctttaatgctgcagaaatgttctGTACCCTTTCCCAGACCTGTGCCTTGATATAATCCTGTCTTGAAAgtctacagacaatttcttggcttggtttgtgctccgacatgcactgttaactgcgGGACCTTATTaggtgtgtgccttttcaaatcatgtccaatcaactgaatttaccacaggtagactccaatcaagttgtggAAACAGTGAAAGAgaatcagtggaaacaggatgtaCCTGAGCTGtgaaggctgtgaatacttatgtagaTATGACAATTTTcagtttcttattttaaataaatttgcaaagataaaaaaaaaaaacttcttttatgttgtcattatggggtattgtttttAGCATTTCGAGGAAAGTAATGAATTCTGAAAGATTTTATCCATTatggaaaaaagctgtaacataaaatatagaaaaagtgaagcgctgtgaatacttcccagatgcactgtatgtgtCAGAGTTCCCAGAGATACAAAAATtaaaactaactaactaaaactaataaaattcCACATGCctttatagaatagaatagcctttatttgtcacatacacattacagcacagtgaaatgttgttcttcgcatatcccagcttgcttgaaagctggggtcagagcgcagggtcagccatgatacggcgcccctggagcacagaggattaagggccttgatcaagggcccaagagtggcagcttggcgagaccggggcttgaactcccgaccttctgatcagtaatccagcCCCTTAACAACTGGAGCTACCATTTCCCCCCTTTACTAGGCTTCACTCTTTTAAACCAGCTGCATGCTTTCACAAGAGTctttaaagtgtaaataaataaaaaaattaccaaTGTAACATCAAGTACTTACTTGTTTATGGGATTGGGAGGTAAACTCTGGGTGAGTCAGCAGAATATCAATATCACCACTTGACTCTGCTCCTGAAATTGTCAGAGATTATAAGAATTATACAGTAATACCACGGTACTCGTTGGCTGCTTGACTCATCAAATTTGCTATCTATCACGTTATGACTACTGAAAAAGGTTTCGGCACTCATCATATTCTCGGAACACCGCACTGCCCCTTGCAATGAAACTTGTGAGTGCTTCAGGCACTCAGATGCATGTAGAACAGAAGCAAACAGATGCATGTAGTGTCTCCTTTTAGCTCACAAACTGTGCTATAGAGTTCTCTTTAgtgctttctgtgcattttaagcCTAAATCATGAATCCTAAAGTGGTTAAAAATGCTACCAACTACTTCTTGGGGAAACCAGTTTCAGCACACATCACGAGTTCCGGAATGAATTACCGACAAGTACCGAGGTGTTACTGTATGTGATACAATACACAGTGGTTGGAGTAAAGATTATAGTCATTATGTTGTTACTGAGTGGTGATCTAGCAGTTATAATGTATAGTAATGGTGacagaattattaataattacaaaGTAGTAAACCTCGTCTGTAGCTGCCACAGATAGTGCCAATGTACTCCTGGTCAATCTGCTCCAACTCTTGTAATATTAAAGCCTGGGGAAAACCACCAAGTAAAATAATATGGCAATACATATAGACTTTCAAAATGCTGAAATTATGAAACTTAATTAACAAACTACCTCCATTTTCTCCATCTCTGAGCGGGGAATTCTCTTCTCAAACTCTTCAAAATATCTTAATAAAGGTAATTAAattatacttacatatacatacacacaaatcaaTCATCTATATTTTAGACTTAATCTCTGACTGTACACTTACTTTAAGCCAATCTGCTGATGATGGGTCAGTTTATGTTCAATCCTTTTCAGATCTAAAAGCAGGGCAATTAAAAAGCTCTGGCCATAAAttgtaaacaattaaacaaaaataaatgtaaataaatacagaagaCAAACCATCTAGGGTCTTAACACCTTCATCATAGAACTTTCTAGCAGCAGCTGGGctacaaaataaaagatttagaCTCAGTAACTGATGAATTAAACAAATtttgttatgtaaaaaaaaatatttacctaCCCTATTCCAGTCACTCTAGTTAAAAAGTTGATGGAGGAACTGGTGTCATCGCTGCGAATCTACATTTGATAAATTAGACACCAATAGTACAACAATTAAAATTTGATTTCTTCCTACTCTTCTGCTCATTGATGCAAACATACCAGCTATAAATATTTGGATAACTGTAAGTAGTCCTGCAAAATTAGCACAAGGACTAAATACCTTTTCCAGTTTACGAAGCTTCCCTGTGGTTAAATACTCATCAATTTTCTCAGCAATCTTT includes:
- the polb gene encoding DNA polymerase beta, with amino-acid sequence MSKRKAPQETLNEGITDFLIELANYEKNVNRAIHKYNAYRKAASVIAKYPHKIKSGTEAKKLDGVGAKIAEKIDEYLTTGKLRKLEKIRSDDTSSSINFLTRVTGIGPAAARKFYDEGVKTLDDLKRIEHKLTHHQQIGLKYFEEFEKRIPRSEMEKMEALILQELEQIDQEYIGTICGSYRRGAESSGDIDILLTHPEFTSQSHKQPKLLHAVVVHLESIGFITDTLSKGDTKFMGVCQLQRKAEDMKDYDHRRIDIRLIPKDQYFCGVLYFTGSDIFNKNMRTHALEKGFTLNEYTIRPLGVTGVPGEPLMVDSEKDIFDYIHMKYKEPKERSE